A part of Prolixibacteraceae bacterium genomic DNA contains:
- a CDS encoding transposase — protein sequence MDSWFFCDSILKTVISNGMHLVAMAKMSSAKYSFKDKEYSTKELALLLKQRKRVKWVKSLSLYCAEVTVKYKGTDVKLFFCKNSKRGKWHLLVSSNTKLSIEKAYQIYSIRWSIEVFFKESKNYFGLGKSQSSDFDAQIADLSVAIIEFNVFSLAKRFEAYETLGGIFAHVKDQGMELVIVQRIWGFILELMRTLAEIIDSDFNELIISVLKNKPENNKFFRLIESMVYEPE from the coding sequence ATGGACAGTTGGTTCTTCTGTGATTCAATATTAAAAACTGTGATCTCTAATGGTATGCATCTTGTTGCAATGGCTAAGATGTCTAGTGCTAAATATTCTTTCAAAGACAAAGAATATAGCACCAAAGAACTTGCTCTCTTACTTAAACAGCGAAAGAGAGTAAAATGGGTAAAGTCACTTAGTCTATATTGTGCAGAAGTCACAGTGAAATATAAAGGTACAGATGTAAAACTATTCTTTTGCAAGAACAGTAAGCGAGGGAAATGGCATTTATTGGTATCTTCAAATACAAAGCTGAGCATAGAGAAAGCTTATCAGATATATAGTATTAGATGGAGTATTGAGGTCTTTTTTAAGGAATCAAAGAACTATTTTGGTTTAGGAAAATCTCAATCGAGTGATTTTGATGCTCAAATAGCAGATCTATCTGTAGCTATTATTGAGTTTAACGTTTTTAGTTTAGCAAAAAGGTTCGAGGCATATGAGACGCTAGGTGGAATCTTTGCTCATGTAAAAGATCAAGGAATGGAACTTGTAATAGTACAACGAATTTGGGGTTTTATCCTCGAATTGATGAGAACTCTCGCAGAAATCATCGATAGTGATTTTAATGAATTGATAATCAGTGTACTTAAAAATAAACCCGAAAATAATAAATTCTTTAGGCTCATTGAATCAATGGTTTATGAACCTGAATAA
- a CDS encoding IS630 family transposase, translating to MEKIDYRTLPESERLIQRKNAIRLIKMGKKKQDVAKLLGVRATTISSWVKKNKANGLSGLQSKKKGVKSEDLKLLTLEQEKLIQSLILDKMPDQLKLNFALWTRKAVQELILDQFGIVIAITTTGDYLRRWGFTPQKPKKRAYEQNSVAVQKWLDEDYPSIARKAKAENAEIHWGDETGVKNNCNHGRSYSLKGRTPVKKSMSKKFSINLISTVTNQGKVQFMIYSGSMNSDRLIEFMTQLIKTSKKKIFLILDNLKVHHSKIVKEWVSDNKNKIELFFLPSYSPDRNPDEFLNCDLKQGLSMKPSPRTQEKLTQNVKDHMTMLKESPYRVKKYFKADSIKYAA from the coding sequence ATGGAAAAAATAGACTATCGAACGCTACCTGAATCGGAACGCCTCATTCAAAGAAAGAATGCGATTCGTTTAATAAAAATGGGTAAAAAGAAGCAAGATGTAGCAAAACTTCTTGGAGTTCGAGCCACTACAATATCTTCTTGGGTAAAGAAAAACAAAGCTAATGGTCTTTCAGGATTACAATCAAAGAAGAAAGGTGTAAAATCAGAAGATTTAAAGTTGCTTACCCTAGAACAAGAAAAACTAATACAGAGTCTAATTCTTGATAAGATGCCCGACCAGTTAAAGCTAAACTTTGCTTTATGGACAAGAAAGGCTGTACAGGAACTTATTCTAGATCAATTTGGTATAGTTATAGCAATAACTACTACTGGCGACTATCTACGTCGTTGGGGATTTACCCCACAAAAGCCAAAAAAGAGAGCTTATGAGCAAAACTCTGTAGCTGTTCAAAAGTGGCTAGATGAAGACTATCCCTCTATCGCAAGAAAAGCAAAAGCTGAAAATGCCGAAATACATTGGGGAGATGAAACGGGGGTCAAAAACAACTGCAACCATGGACGTAGTTATTCCCTAAAAGGGAGAACTCCTGTAAAAAAGAGTATGTCTAAAAAATTCTCTATTAACCTGATTTCTACAGTAACAAATCAAGGTAAAGTTCAATTTATGATCTACTCTGGTTCGATGAATTCAGACCGATTAATTGAATTTATGACACAACTTATAAAGACTTCTAAAAAGAAAATATTTTTGATATTAGACAATCTTAAAGTACACCATAGTAAGATCGTAAAAGAATGGGTATCTGACAATAAGAATAAAATAGAACTCTTTTTCTTACCATCATACTCTCCTGATAGAAATCCAGATGAATTTCTGAATTGCGATTTGAAACAAGGTTTATCTATGAAGCCCTCACCTAGAACACAAGAGAAGTTAACCCAAAATGTCAAAGATCATATGACTATGCTTAAAGAATCACCTTATAGAGTGAAAAAATACTTTAAAGCTGATAGCATTAAATACGCAGCTTAA
- a CDS encoding transposase, whose protein sequence is MLQNKSTKVFSETQSFFSSSEKGINRIISLYKLLNLRQLKLGNKELPQSTYFKGDILLGLLLFPIFSIPNIYSYSKHYLSEMLEAQKNTFYRFKNNSQIDWRTIVSSCNNKLFGQIAKNSHSDDCNQAERCLIIDDTDFEKSTYKTEHVSKIWSHVTHRYIFGFKGLFLGLWDGKSYFTLDFSLHKERGKNKKTPFGLTAKQRKKQFSKKRSTKSNGFNREKELVIDKITMAKEMMVNAINPTVLYR, encoded by the coding sequence ATGCTTCAGAATAAAAGTACAAAAGTTTTTTCAGAGACACAGAGTTTTTTCAGTTCAAGTGAAAAAGGAATTAATCGAATTATTAGCCTTTACAAGTTACTCAACTTAAGACAACTGAAATTAGGAAATAAAGAGTTGCCTCAGTCTACTTACTTCAAAGGTGACATACTATTAGGCTTACTACTTTTCCCAATTTTCTCTATCCCTAATATTTATAGCTACAGTAAGCATTATCTATCAGAGATGTTAGAAGCACAAAAGAATACATTCTATCGATTTAAAAATAACAGCCAGATAGATTGGCGTACTATAGTTTCATCATGTAATAATAAACTCTTTGGTCAAATAGCCAAAAACTCTCACTCTGATGACTGTAATCAAGCAGAAAGATGCTTAATTATTGACGATACTGATTTTGAGAAGTCTACCTACAAAACTGAACATGTTAGTAAAATATGGTCGCATGTAACCCATCGTTATATATTTGGTTTTAAAGGATTATTTCTAGGTTTATGGGATGGCAAAAGCTATTTTACATTGGACTTCTCTCTACATAAAGAAAGAGGGAAGAATAAAAAGACTCCATTTGGACTCACTGCCAAACAACGTAAAAAACAGTTCTCAAAGAAACGATCAACAAAGAGTAATGGGTTTAACCGAGAGAAAGAACTCGTTATTGATAAAATAACGATGGCAAAAGAGATGATGGTAAATGCTATCAACCCGACGGTATTATATCGATAA
- the umuD gene encoding translesion error-prone DNA polymerase V autoproteolytic subunit: MRDKEEEKLFALDIYIPDISTPNELPFIGDIVAGFPSPATDYMELKIDLNKELVSHPEATFYARVKGDSMMDADLLDGDVLVIDRSIELKNNQIAVCFIDGEFTVKRVLIEADCCWLVPENKSFEKLLVTKENNFIVWGVVSYVIKKVI; encoded by the coding sequence ATGAGAGATAAAGAGGAGGAGAAGTTATTTGCGTTAGATATTTATATTCCTGATATTTCGACTCCAAATGAGTTGCCATTTATAGGGGATATTGTTGCCGGGTTTCCCTCTCCAGCAACAGATTATATGGAACTGAAGATCGACCTTAATAAAGAGTTGGTGTCACATCCAGAGGCAACATTTTATGCAAGGGTGAAGGGTGATTCTATGATGGATGCAGATCTATTGGATGGTGATGTTTTGGTTATTGATCGGAGTATCGAGTTGAAAAATAATCAAATAGCAGTGTGTTTTATTGATGGCGAATTTACGGTAAAAAGGGTTTTGATTGAAGCCGATTGCTGTTGGTTGGTTCCTGAGAATAAATCTTTTGAAAAACTACTTGTAACAAAGGAAAATAACTTTATTGTTTGGGGTGTTGTTTCATATGTTATTAAGAAGGTCATATAG
- a CDS encoding Y-family DNA polymerase, translated as MSCERLFDPSLDGKPVAVLSNNDGCIVARSNEVKKLGVPMGAPVFKYRDLVEKNKVHLFSSNYVLYGDISDRVMKIISSELPLVELYSIDEAFVGFEGISEERIAQLCEHIRTKILKWVGIPVSIGVGRTKTLAKVASNIAKKFDQLNGVHILKNDLLEEKALKWTSLDDIWGIGRQLSKRFNYLGVSTAYDFIQLSDYVVRKTGSIQSLRSKHELLGSSCFMLENQPPKRKSISSTRTFYHMVTDKEELTSRIANFSVRCAEKLRNEGICAYEVKVFIATNRNRTDLPQYYRSGFYRFISATHDTMLLSSTVSQLIDEIFVEGYHYKKAGVIVSDFIDKNILQMDLFTGNRMVKYDDLFTAWDHLSKTLGKETIRLGRQYKGDSSNEKRSPRYTTRWNDLLIIGDPS; from the coding sequence GTGAGTTGCGAGCGATTGTTTGACCCCTCGTTGGACGGAAAGCCAGTCGCTGTTTTATCCAATAATGATGGGTGTATTGTTGCTAGATCTAATGAAGTAAAGAAATTGGGGGTTCCAATGGGAGCTCCAGTCTTTAAATATCGTGATTTAGTTGAAAAGAATAAAGTTCACCTGTTCTCATCAAATTATGTTTTATATGGAGATATTAGTGATCGGGTTATGAAAATAATTTCATCAGAACTACCTTTGGTCGAACTGTATTCTATTGATGAGGCTTTTGTTGGATTCGAAGGTATCTCTGAAGAGAGGATTGCCCAGCTGTGTGAACATATTCGAACAAAAATATTAAAATGGGTTGGCATTCCAGTGAGTATTGGTGTTGGTAGAACAAAGACACTTGCTAAGGTGGCTTCTAATATTGCCAAAAAATTTGATCAACTCAATGGTGTACATATTCTCAAAAATGATTTGTTAGAGGAGAAAGCATTAAAGTGGACTTCACTCGACGATATTTGGGGTATTGGTCGACAGTTATCTAAGAGGTTTAATTATTTAGGGGTATCCACTGCTTATGATTTTATTCAGTTGAGTGATTATGTGGTTCGTAAGACTGGATCTATTCAATCCTTGAGGTCTAAACATGAGTTACTTGGCTCATCTTGTTTTATGTTAGAAAATCAACCTCCAAAGAGGAAGAGTATCTCTAGTACCCGTACGTTTTATCATATGGTGACGGATAAAGAGGAGCTGACTTCACGTATTGCAAATTTTAGTGTGCGCTGTGCTGAAAAGCTACGAAATGAGGGAATATGTGCTTATGAGGTGAAGGTGTTTATTGCAACCAATAGGAATCGAACAGATCTTCCTCAGTATTATCGAAGTGGTTTTTATCGTTTTATTTCTGCAACGCATGATACAATGTTATTATCAAGTACCGTTTCACAATTGATTGATGAAATCTTTGTCGAAGGTTATCATTATAAGAAAGCAGGAGTGATTGTATCTGATTTTATTGATAAAAATATATTACAGATGGATTTGTTTACAGGAAATAGAATGGTAAAGTATGATGATCTTTTCACTGCCTGGGATCATTTGAGTAAAACGTTAGGAAAGGAAACTATTCGTTTAGGAAGGCAATATAAAGGGGACTCCAGTAATGAAAAACGAAGTCCCAGATATACTACGCGTTGGAATGACCTGTTAATTATAGGAGACCCTTCGTGA
- a CDS encoding nitroreductase family protein: MNNVLTTILERVSVRSFKEDKVPREDLELMIKAGMAAPSAVNKQPWEFIIVDSSALLFELGSFLPYAKMTKFAPAAIVVCGNQKNMLDGWEESFWVQDCSAATQNILLTVESLSYGAVWTAIYPDMTRIHIVKRILDLPHHIIPLNVIPIGIPEQNYNHKDKFDPSKIHYNRW; encoded by the coding sequence ATGAACAACGTTCTTACAACTATTCTTGAGAGAGTTAGTGTACGCTCTTTTAAAGAAGACAAGGTTCCAAGAGAAGACCTTGAACTAATGATCAAAGCAGGAATGGCAGCTCCATCTGCAGTAAACAAACAACCGTGGGAATTTATCATTGTTGATTCCTCTGCATTACTCTTTGAACTAGGCTCTTTTTTGCCTTATGCCAAGATGACTAAATTTGCTCCCGCAGCAATTGTTGTTTGTGGTAACCAAAAGAACATGCTAGATGGGTGGGAAGAGTCGTTTTGGGTACAAGATTGTAGTGCCGCAACCCAAAATATTCTATTAACAGTAGAATCACTATCATATGGAGCAGTATGGACCGCAATCTATCCAGATATGACGAGAATACATATTGTAAAGCGCATCTTAGATCTTCCCCATCATATCATTCCGTTGAATGTTATACCAATAGGTATACCAGAACAGAATTATAATCACAAGGATAAGTTTGATCCTTCAAAGATTCATTATAATCGATGGTAA
- the folD gene encoding bifunctional methylenetetrahydrofolate dehydrogenase/methenyltetrahydrofolate cyclohydrolase FolD produces the protein MIRLDGKQTSATLKKEIAEQVEKLITDGGKRPHLAAILVGNDGASETYVASKVKACQEVGFKSTLHRYDTSVTEAELLSKIQKINEDSDIDGLIVQLPLPKHISEEKITERINPSKDVDGFHPQNMGRLALGSPCFVSATPHGIMELIARYNIETSGKKCVVIGRSNIVGRPMSILMSQKGIDTTVTLCHSRTQNLKEVCLEADIIIAALGKAQFLKADMVKEGATVIDVGITRVPSEHTKSGWKLLGDVDFDTVAPKCSFITPVPGGVGPMTIASLLFNTLKSAKKEIYNL, from the coding sequence ATGATACGATTAGATGGAAAACAAACATCTGCAACCTTAAAAAAGGAAATCGCAGAACAAGTGGAAAAATTAATAACAGATGGAGGAAAACGTCCACACCTCGCAGCAATTTTAGTGGGAAATGATGGAGCAAGCGAAACGTATGTAGCAAGTAAAGTAAAAGCATGTCAAGAGGTTGGATTTAAATCCACTCTTCACCGCTATGACACATCCGTTACAGAAGCCGAATTATTATCTAAAATACAGAAAATCAATGAGGATAGCGACATTGATGGATTAATTGTACAGCTTCCACTTCCAAAACACATTTCAGAAGAGAAGATTACGGAGAGAATCAATCCAAGTAAAGATGTTGATGGATTTCACCCTCAAAATATGGGACGTCTTGCCCTAGGGTCTCCCTGTTTTGTTTCTGCGACTCCACACGGTATTATGGAACTTATCGCTCGTTATAATATTGAAACAAGTGGAAAGAAGTGTGTAGTGATTGGCCGAAGCAATATTGTAGGTAGACCAATGAGTATCCTAATGTCACAAAAAGGTATTGACACAACAGTTACATTATGTCATAGTCGTACACAAAACCTTAAAGAAGTCTGCCTTGAAGCAGATATCATTATTGCTGCCTTAGGTAAAGCCCAATTCTTAAAAGCAGACATGGTAAAAGAGGGAGCAACGGTAATTGATGTAGGTATAACTCGAGTTCCTTCGGAGCATACTAAATCAGGGTGGAAACTGCTAGGTGATGTAGACTTTGACACTGTAGCCCCTAAATGTAGTTTTATTACTCCTGTTCCTGGTGGTGTTGGACCAATGACTATTGCATCACTGTTATTCAACACACTAAAATCAGCAAAAAAAGAGATTTATAATTTATAA
- a CDS encoding alpha/beta hydrolase: MKYYKMTYKIYFLAIAFISILSFSSCSKDDKAKLNTNYDKSDLIQSVNKEVSRGLLAVNPVVGKNANNLPLNDIDIYKIIYTTKNYDGKDVKVSGALLVPKTNLPLTLISYQHGTIWKESDTPSEYDTGKEIKMLATPLASMGFAVAVPDYIGYGASLDHMHPYEHAQTLAQTSYDMIEASRDFLKDKKVLLNNKLILTGYSEGGSATMALHKYMEENTNDPITLSIPASGAYNKTASNIAFAQEQKQSLMTKYFLWIVNGYNQIYNLNISWSELLNTPSDKLMADLRSNLDIETLNVPMEPSKLLTPTFSEALITGNNKAIADAVKDNDRWEWTPKQPMMIFYSSTDNIVNPINASTAIQHMQSNHAPVQAIKVDGFDHFQAFGAYMATLLKVLPNYQK; this comes from the coding sequence ATGAAATATTATAAGATGACATACAAGATCTATTTTCTTGCCATAGCCTTTATTAGCATATTATCTTTTAGCTCTTGCTCAAAAGATGATAAAGCCAAATTAAACACCAATTACGATAAATCTGATTTAATTCAGTCTGTTAACAAAGAGGTTTCTAGAGGCCTTCTTGCAGTAAATCCAGTGGTAGGTAAAAATGCAAATAATTTACCTTTAAATGACATCGATATATATAAAATAATATATACCACAAAGAATTACGATGGAAAAGATGTAAAAGTTTCTGGTGCACTTCTTGTTCCTAAAACAAACCTACCCTTAACATTGATTTCATACCAACATGGAACAATATGGAAAGAGAGTGACACCCCTTCTGAGTATGACACTGGGAAAGAAATCAAGATGTTAGCTACTCCTTTAGCAAGTATGGGGTTTGCTGTTGCCGTACCAGATTATATTGGTTATGGTGCCTCATTAGATCACATGCATCCTTATGAACATGCTCAGACGTTAGCTCAAACTTCTTATGATATGATTGAGGCAAGTAGGGATTTCTTAAAGGATAAGAAGGTCCTACTAAATAACAAATTGATTCTTACAGGATATTCTGAAGGAGGATCGGCAACGATGGCCTTACATAAATATATGGAAGAAAATACTAATGACCCAATTACACTAAGTATTCCAGCTTCTGGAGCATACAATAAAACGGCATCAAACATTGCTTTTGCTCAGGAACAAAAACAATCTTTAATGACCAAATATTTTTTATGGATTGTAAACGGGTATAACCAAATTTACAATTTGAATATCTCATGGAGTGAACTTCTTAATACTCCATCTGATAAATTAATGGCTGATCTTCGATCAAACCTCGACATTGAGACGTTAAATGTTCCAATGGAACCATCAAAACTATTAACTCCGACATTCTCTGAAGCACTAATTACAGGAAATAATAAAGCGATTGCCGATGCAGTGAAGGACAACGATCGATGGGAGTGGACCCCCAAACAACCAATGATGATTTTCTATAGTAGCACTGATAATATCGTGAATCCAATCAATGCATCAACTGCAATCCAACATATGCAATCAAATCATGCTCCTGTACAAGCAATAAAAGTAGATGGATTTGATCACTTCCAAGCTTTTGGAGCATATATGGCAACACTATTAAAAGTATTACCAAACTATCAAAAATAA
- a CDS encoding TDP-N-acetylfucosamine:lipid II N-acetylfucosaminyltransferase, which yields MDKKILHIAMDDKFINASQWVFDKAFPSQNDLIICIKEEKEVINHIYPEYVMNFVLFNKLNQHLTSIIENYHWVVLHSLSFEFSQIVLNFTKATFIWSYFGYEVYRNTVMSIHESYGKKTEELITSSYKMKIREFIRKQYYRLHYGINSPDQGVLEASKHISYFATPIREEYEMLIEKGILSKSCQWINFSYYPMEFIFDKQIDMLVCGNNILLGNSAFHSNNHIEAIEMIKSLSLQKNQKIITPLSYGDTQYAKTIETIGIQKLSGHFEPLNDFMALDQYNKTLQSCGFVVMNHYRQQALGNILASLWMGAKVFLDNRNNIYKYLKRIGVKVFLIHQLKKETIQWERLPIEDVRSNREVLIKHLSKDVIIHSLQHHWNQSILK from the coding sequence ATGGATAAAAAGATATTACATATTGCAATGGATGATAAATTCATTAATGCATCCCAATGGGTTTTTGATAAAGCGTTTCCCTCACAAAATGATTTGATCATTTGTATTAAAGAGGAAAAAGAAGTGATAAACCATATCTACCCAGAATATGTGATGAATTTTGTGCTATTTAATAAACTAAATCAACACCTTACTTCAATCATAGAGAACTATCATTGGGTAGTACTTCACAGCTTATCATTCGAGTTTAGCCAGATCGTTCTAAACTTTACAAAAGCCACATTTATCTGGAGCTATTTCGGTTATGAGGTATATCGTAATACAGTCATGTCTATTCATGAATCCTATGGCAAAAAGACAGAGGAACTAATCACCTCCTCTTACAAAATGAAAATTAGGGAGTTTATTCGAAAACAATATTACAGACTCCACTATGGTATTAATTCTCCTGATCAAGGAGTTCTTGAAGCCTCGAAACATATCTCCTATTTTGCAACTCCAATAAGAGAGGAGTACGAAATGCTTATTGAGAAAGGGATCCTATCGAAATCATGCCAATGGATAAACTTCAGCTATTACCCAATGGAATTTATCTTTGATAAACAGATCGATATGCTGGTCTGTGGGAACAATATTCTTTTAGGTAATTCAGCTTTTCATAGCAATAACCATATTGAGGCGATAGAAATGATTAAATCACTATCTCTACAAAAGAATCAAAAAATTATTACTCCACTTAGTTATGGTGATACACAATATGCAAAGACAATTGAAACCATTGGCATACAAAAACTCTCGGGGCATTTTGAACCATTAAATGATTTTATGGCGCTTGACCAATACAACAAGACTTTGCAAAGCTGTGGATTCGTAGTGATGAACCACTACAGACAACAAGCCTTGGGAAATATCTTGGCATCACTATGGATGGGGGCTAAAGTTTTCCTTGATAATAGGAATAATATTTATAAATATCTTAAAAGAATTGGAGTAAAAGTTTTTCTTATCCATCAGTTAAAAAAAGAGACAATCCAATGGGAAAGATTGCCTATTGAAGATGTAAGATCAAACAGAGAGGTATTAATCAAACACCTATCAAAAGATGTAATTATTCATTCGCTTCAACATCATTGGAACCAATCAATTCTTAAATAA
- the rffA gene encoding dTDP-4-amino-4,6-dideoxygalactose transaminase, with product MITFNKPYATGKELTYINQAITKGHISGNGLFTQWCNTFFCEMLNAPKALLTHSCTAALEMCAILLNIQPGDEIIIPSFTFVSTALAFTRMGAKIVYIDSEENTPNLDATKLEKYITGRTKAIVVVHYAGVACDMDFIMSLADKYQLWVVEDAAQAIGSYYKGQTLGAIGHLSTFSFHETKNIQCGEGGMLVINDPKFAERAEIIWEKGTNRARFFRGEIDKYTWVDTGSSYLPSDMNAAYLKAQLELLDDIQSRRIHLSTLYNKNLNVLVKQKKIKVISFPPYATNNGHIFYLICKDLDERTRLIEYLKHENIQSVFHYLGLHNSPYMLTIDNPTKQSLAQCQTYADTLLRLPLYYELTPQEIQYISSKIIDFYG from the coding sequence ATGATTACGTTCAACAAACCATATGCAACAGGAAAAGAGCTTACATATATTAACCAAGCCATTACCAAAGGGCATATTAGTGGCAATGGGTTATTTACTCAATGGTGTAATACCTTCTTTTGTGAAATGCTAAATGCACCCAAAGCATTGTTAACTCATAGCTGTACAGCCGCCCTAGAAATGTGTGCAATTCTTTTAAACATTCAACCAGGCGATGAAATTATCATCCCCTCTTTTACGTTTGTCTCAACGGCATTGGCTTTTACCCGAATGGGAGCAAAAATTGTATATATCGATTCAGAAGAGAACACGCCGAACTTAGATGCGACAAAGCTAGAGAAGTATATCACAGGTAGAACTAAAGCAATTGTGGTTGTACATTATGCAGGGGTAGCATGTGATATGGATTTCATTATGTCTTTAGCAGACAAATATCAATTATGGGTAGTTGAAGATGCTGCTCAAGCAATTGGCTCATACTATAAAGGACAGACACTTGGAGCTATTGGACACCTATCAACCTTCTCCTTTCATGAAACCAAAAACATACAATGCGGAGAAGGTGGCATGTTGGTAATCAATGATCCTAAATTCGCGGAAAGAGCTGAGATTATCTGGGAAAAAGGGACAAATAGAGCACGTTTTTTCAGAGGTGAGATTGACAAATACACATGGGTTGACACAGGATCATCCTATTTGCCATCTGACATGAATGCAGCCTATTTAAAAGCACAGTTAGAATTACTGGATGATATTCAATCACGACGAATTCATCTATCAACATTATATAATAAAAACCTCAATGTTTTAGTCAAACAAAAAAAAATAAAGGTTATTTCATTTCCACCCTATGCTACAAATAATGGACATATCTTCTATCTTATATGCAAAGATCTAGACGAACGCACTCGTCTTATTGAATATCTTAAACACGAAAATATTCAATCTGTATTTCATTATTTAGGATTACATAATAGTCCCTATATGCTTACAATAGATAACCCCACGAAACAAAGTCTGGCTCAATGTCAAACATATGCTGACACACTACTTCGATTACCACTATACTATGAACTTACCCCGCAAGAGATTCAATATATATCAAGTAAAATAATTGATTTCTATGGATAA
- a CDS encoding WbqC family protein — MKKIAILQSNYIPWKGYFDLINMVDEFIIYDEVQYTKQDWRNRNIIKTPHGTKWLTIPCSIKHKSTQQIDQTIVSNNDWRKKHVSLLKQHYKKSPFFKQVMPWLEDVYFSNNDQRISAINIHFIEAICKQLNITTPIVKSDIYPSNGDKNHKLIQICQLAEANQYLCGPAAKVYIDTELFLSHGVELEWMDYSNYPEYDQLYSPFTHQVTILDLMFHVGIEDTPKYLKSLTSQQPQK; from the coding sequence ATGAAAAAAATTGCAATACTACAATCAAACTATATTCCTTGGAAAGGATATTTTGATCTAATTAACATGGTCGATGAATTTATTATTTATGATGAGGTACAATATACCAAACAAGACTGGAGGAATCGCAATATTATAAAAACGCCTCATGGAACAAAATGGCTTACCATTCCATGTTCGATTAAGCATAAATCAACTCAACAAATAGATCAAACCATTGTTTCCAATAACGATTGGAGAAAGAAACATGTTAGCTTGTTAAAACAACACTACAAGAAATCGCCATTCTTCAAACAGGTCATGCCATGGCTTGAAGATGTCTACTTTAGCAATAATGATCAAAGAATATCAGCGATTAATATTCATTTTATTGAAGCAATCTGCAAACAACTAAATATTACAACTCCGATTGTTAAAAGTGATATCTACCCCTCTAATGGAGATAAAAATCATAAACTAATCCAAATATGTCAACTAGCAGAAGCAAATCAATATCTATGTGGTCCAGCAGCAAAGGTTTATATTGATACAGAGCTTTTTCTCTCACATGGAGTTGAATTGGAGTGGATGGATTATAGTAATTATCCAGAATATGATCAACTCTATTCTCCATTTACACATCAAGTCACTATTTTAGATTTAATGTTTCATGTAGGTATAGAAGACACACCTAAATATTTGAAGTCATTAACTTCTCAGCAACCTCAAAAATAA